From one Larimichthys crocea isolate SSNF chromosome XVIII, L_crocea_2.0, whole genome shotgun sequence genomic stretch:
- the kansl1l gene encoding KAT8 regulatory NSL complex subunit 1-like protein isoform X5, which yields MAPALTKTLKDGHGIHLSSPPASVRMDSDGRAVHNADLEFQLRSIDDGDLQKMWLNLSSFPSLDVPANSVLSPCPQASASQYETVLVPSPTSLLNLFSFGEDLRDFHQVASVFPGVPDMFLVPGSEHNSQEARLLHGHSAAPECGPDGGDVHHSPLSLTIVPPSYSHGEIKHQGCTPVFAAPPKLTQEKVAGTGCPPPPLVQPCSGRVNSDQVAPRVMLEEAVKERHVRQASLHGRAQRLQRRLQALLVEHALLHCNQQLEGLERHGQLGDVSFDRLDNMHPAILPPQVGCEPNFSWLESPTASSSFTELREFSCSSQAMLRGLQEALDSEATASSSSDEEVEDDRSHRRTKTSHFSSSSSSSCERRWLEERAELGSRWSWLQLRLAKLEGRIQQLVELHKHIRSTKGGVVLAESQPLTDRQIQQTLLREMAGLSCTASDADTEHCSPTRLLHNIERQSAQLSQIVNSLIPPLSFSPLSKQPQTWKGKRAFTSGQRGDDAFVPGKRRRLGTKRLFKADLSCVCARTRPLVTYHKPKLFTFSTNNPSSPRDSGNSMSTLSSSCSCCSSFDPVVLCSDPDCSSSQAVSSRTSSSTPHRVLSLSFDTSPAHRLKRALAREQWFQKPLVVNIQPYSPAHYNRRSSTPLHKSHKYKQHARHKSKVMGLSPIGTTGSAQSQHRRANERKRKRRHIHRLIEDEEDVLYQLCDTEDSSDEVLEESYTQVTRKQASQGFVRKRQGESVYNINNVVIPMSAAKVEKLQYKDILTPSWRVVDTSPQMNRKAETVEDNEEQLEDLTDEVFAQRHLALEQREKLRWGSWGKRKCCRRPQRSGSRLSGSGGVLCTSGEESSVELSCAQLDTDEQQSSEEWLQPQTPWEQRVFPLVEDDEEALFHGDLQKVPEWSECSSASTTSRNSNSHLSPALSSGATVPSGGQSTTLDGS from the exons ATGGCTCCTGCCCTGACCAAAACCCTCAAAGATGGCCATGGTATCCACTTGTCCTCGCCTCCCGCCTCCGTCAGAATGGACTCAGATGGGAGAGCCGTGCACAACGCTGATCTGGAGTTTCAGCTCAGATCGATAGACGACGGCGACCTCCAGAAGATGTGGCTGAATCTTTCCTCGTTTCCCTCCTTGGACGTCCCCGCCAACTCTGTGCTCTCTCCGTGCCCGCAGGCGTCTGCCAGCCAGTATGAGACGGTGCTCGTCCCCAGCCCCACTTCTCTCCTTAACCTCTTTTCCTTCGGCGAAGATCTGAGAGATTTTCATCAGGTGGCCTCCGTCTTCCCAGGTGTACCGGACATGTTTTTAGTCCCTGGCTCTGAGCACAATAGCCAAGAGGCTCGCCTGCTGCATGGACATAGTGCTGCTCCTGAATGTGGGCCAGATGGTGGTGATGTGCATCACTCCCCTCTTAGCCTGACCATTGTTCCTCCTTCATATTCCCACGGGGAGATAAAGCACCAGGGCTGCACTCCCGTCTTTGCAGCCCCGCCTAAACTGACACAGGAGAAAGTCGCTGGCACGggctgtcctcctccacctctggtGCAGCCTTGCAGTGGCAGGGTGAACTCTGACCAGGTGGCACCCAGAGTTATGCTGGAAGAAGCCGTGAAGGAGCGGCACGTTAGGCAGGCAAGTCTGCACGGCCGAGCTCAGAGGCTGCAGCGGAGACTACAAGCCCTCCTTGTTGAGCACGCTTTGTTACACTGCAACCAGCAGCTGGAAGGGCTGGAAAGGCACGGCCAACTTGGAGATGTTTCTTTTGACAGACTGGACAACATGCATCCTGCCATACTACCTCCACAAGTGGGCTGTGAACCCAATTTCTCTTGGCTGGAGTCGCCCACGGCCTCGTCTTCCTTCACAGAGCTCAGAGAGTTCAGCTGCTCCAGCCAGGCGATGCTGAGAGGCCTGCAGGAGGCTTTAGACTCTGAGGCCACggccagcagcagctcagacgAGGAAGTCGAGGATGATAGGAGTCACAGAAGAACCAAGACTTCACATTT cagcagcagcagcagcagcagctgtgagaGGCGGTGGCTAGAAGAGAGAGCGGAGCTGGGCAGCAGATGGAGTTGGTTGCAGCTGCGTCTGGCCAAACTGGAGGGGCGGATTCAACAACTAGTCGAGCTCCACAAGCACATCCGCTCTACCAAG ggCGGTGTGGTGCTTGCTGAGTCCCAgccactgacagacagacagattcagCAGACCCTGCTGCGAGAGATGGCGGGGTTATCCTGCACAGCCTCGGATGCTGACACCGAACACTGCAGCCCCACGCGCCTCCTGCACAACATAGAGAGACAG AGTGCTCAGCTCAGCCAGATTGTCAACAGTCTGATACCCCCTCTCAGCTTTTCACCGCTatcaaaacaaccacaaacctGGAAGGGCAAGAGGGCCTTTACAAG TGGTCAGAGAGGAGATGATGCCTTTGTGCCTGGGAAGAGAAGGAGACTGGGGACAAAGAGGCTTTTCAAAGCTGATCTGTCATGCGTGTGTGCTCGAACCCGACCCCTAGTCACCTACCACAAGCCCAAACTGTTTACTTTCAGCACCAACAACCCCAGCAGTCCACGG GACTCTGGGAACTCCATGTCTACACTATCGTCTTCCTGTTCATGTTGTTCATCTTTTGATCCTGTAGTCCTGTGCTCTGATCCAGACTGCAGCTCCAGTCAGGCTGTGTCCTCCAGGACCTCCAGCTCCACACCTCACCGTGTGTTGTCTCTTTCATTTG ACACTTCACCGGCCCATCGCTTAAAGAGGGCCCTGGCCAGAGAACAATGGTTCCAAAAGCCTTTGGTTGTTAATATCCAACCATACAGTCCAGCACACTACAACAGACGCAGCTCCACGCCACTGCACAAGA GTCACAAGTACAAGCAGCATGCAAGGCATAAAAGCAAAGTTATGGGTCTGTCGCCAATTGGGACGACAGGCTCTGCTCAGAGTCAGCACAGGAGAGCcaatgagaggaagaggaagagaaggcaCATTCACAGGCTGATAgaag ATGAGGAAGATGTTCTGTACCAGCTCTGTGACACAGAGGACAGTTCAGATGAAGTTCTGGAAGAGAGCTACACACAGGTTACACGCAAGCAGGCctcacag GGCTTTGTTCGCAAACGCCAGGGAGAGAGTGTGTACAACATTAACAACGTTGTCATCCCCATGTCAGCGGCTAAAGTGGAAAAGCTGCAGTACAAAGACATCCTGACACCCAG TTGGCGAGTGGTTGACACATCACCTCAGATGAACAGGAAGGCAGAGACGGTAGAGGATAATGAAGAGCAG ttaGAGGATCTCACTGATGAAGTCTTTGCCCAGAGACACTTGGCCTtagagcagagggagaaattGCGCTGGGGTTCgtggggaaaaagaaaatgctgcagGCGTCCTCAAAG aTCTGGCAGTAGGTTGTCAGGCAGTGGGGGCGTGTTGTGCACATCAGGAGAGGAGAGCTCTGTGGAGTTGAGTTGTGCTCAGCTGGATACTGATGAACAGCAAAGCTCAGAGGAGTGGCTG cagcCTCAGACACCATGGGAGCAACGGGTGTTTCCTTTGGTTGAGGATGACGAAGAAGCCCTGTTCCACGGTGACCTACAAAAGGTTCCAGAGTGGTCAGAGTGTAGCTCTGCCTCCACCACATCAAGGAACTCCAACTCCCATCTCTCACCAGCTCTGTCGTCTGGTGCTACAGTGCCGTCTGGTGGACAAAGCACAACACTCGATGGCAGCTGA
- the kansl1l gene encoding KAT8 regulatory NSL complex subunit 1-like protein isoform X2, whose protein sequence is MAPALTKTLKDGHGIHLSSPPASVRMDSDGRAVHNADLEFQLRSIDDGDLQKMWLNLSSFPSLDVPANSVLSPCPQASASQYETVLVPSPTSLLNLFSFGEDLRDFHQVASVFPGVPDMFLVPGSEHNSQEARLLHGHSAAPECGPDGGDVHHSPLSLTIVPPSYSHGEIKHQGCTPVFAAPPKLTQEKVAGTGCPPPPLVQPCSGRVNSDQVAPRVMLEEAVKERHVRQASLHGRAQRLQRRLQALLVEHALLHCNQQLEGLERHGQLGDVSFDRLDNMHPAILPPQVGCEPNFSWLESPTASSSFTELREFSCSSQAMLRGLQEALDSEATASSSSDEEVEDDRSHRRTKTSHFCSSSSSSSSSSCERRWLEERAELGSRWSWLQLRLAKLEGRIQQLVELHKHIRSTKGGVVLAESQPLTDRQIQQTLLREMAGLSCTASDADTEHCSPTRLLHNIERQSAQLSQIVNSLIPPLSFSPLSKQPQTWKGKRAFTSGQRGDDAFVPGKRRRLGTKRLFKADLSCVCARTRPLVTYHKPKLFTFSTNNPSSPRDSGNSMSTLSSSCSCCSSFDPVVLCSDPDCSSSQAVSSRTSSSTPHRVLSLSFDTSPAHRLKRALAREQWFQKPLVVNIQPYSPAHYNRRSSTPLHKSHKYKQHARHKSKVMGLSPIGTTGSAQSQHRRANERKRKRRHIHRLIEDEEDVLYQLCDTEDSSDEVLEESYTQVTRKQASQGFVRKRQGESVYNINNVVIPMSAAKVEKLQYKDILTPSWRVVDTSPQMNRKAETVEDNEEQLEDLTDEVFAQRHLALEQREKLRWGSWGKRKCCRRPQRSGSRLSGSGGVLCTSGEESSVELSCAQLDTDEQQSSEEWLPQTPWEQRVFPLVEDDEEALFHGDLQKVPEWSECSSASTTSRNSNSHLSPALSSGATVPSGGQSTTLDGS, encoded by the exons ATGGCTCCTGCCCTGACCAAAACCCTCAAAGATGGCCATGGTATCCACTTGTCCTCGCCTCCCGCCTCCGTCAGAATGGACTCAGATGGGAGAGCCGTGCACAACGCTGATCTGGAGTTTCAGCTCAGATCGATAGACGACGGCGACCTCCAGAAGATGTGGCTGAATCTTTCCTCGTTTCCCTCCTTGGACGTCCCCGCCAACTCTGTGCTCTCTCCGTGCCCGCAGGCGTCTGCCAGCCAGTATGAGACGGTGCTCGTCCCCAGCCCCACTTCTCTCCTTAACCTCTTTTCCTTCGGCGAAGATCTGAGAGATTTTCATCAGGTGGCCTCCGTCTTCCCAGGTGTACCGGACATGTTTTTAGTCCCTGGCTCTGAGCACAATAGCCAAGAGGCTCGCCTGCTGCATGGACATAGTGCTGCTCCTGAATGTGGGCCAGATGGTGGTGATGTGCATCACTCCCCTCTTAGCCTGACCATTGTTCCTCCTTCATATTCCCACGGGGAGATAAAGCACCAGGGCTGCACTCCCGTCTTTGCAGCCCCGCCTAAACTGACACAGGAGAAAGTCGCTGGCACGggctgtcctcctccacctctggtGCAGCCTTGCAGTGGCAGGGTGAACTCTGACCAGGTGGCACCCAGAGTTATGCTGGAAGAAGCCGTGAAGGAGCGGCACGTTAGGCAGGCAAGTCTGCACGGCCGAGCTCAGAGGCTGCAGCGGAGACTACAAGCCCTCCTTGTTGAGCACGCTTTGTTACACTGCAACCAGCAGCTGGAAGGGCTGGAAAGGCACGGCCAACTTGGAGATGTTTCTTTTGACAGACTGGACAACATGCATCCTGCCATACTACCTCCACAAGTGGGCTGTGAACCCAATTTCTCTTGGCTGGAGTCGCCCACGGCCTCGTCTTCCTTCACAGAGCTCAGAGAGTTCAGCTGCTCCAGCCAGGCGATGCTGAGAGGCCTGCAGGAGGCTTTAGACTCTGAGGCCACggccagcagcagctcagacgAGGAAGTCGAGGATGATAGGAGTCACAGAAGAACCAAGACTTCACATTT CTGCAG cagcagcagcagcagcagcagcagcagctgtgagaGGCGGTGGCTAGAAGAGAGAGCGGAGCTGGGCAGCAGATGGAGTTGGTTGCAGCTGCGTCTGGCCAAACTGGAGGGGCGGATTCAACAACTAGTCGAGCTCCACAAGCACATCCGCTCTACCAAG ggCGGTGTGGTGCTTGCTGAGTCCCAgccactgacagacagacagattcagCAGACCCTGCTGCGAGAGATGGCGGGGTTATCCTGCACAGCCTCGGATGCTGACACCGAACACTGCAGCCCCACGCGCCTCCTGCACAACATAGAGAGACAG AGTGCTCAGCTCAGCCAGATTGTCAACAGTCTGATACCCCCTCTCAGCTTTTCACCGCTatcaaaacaaccacaaacctGGAAGGGCAAGAGGGCCTTTACAAG TGGTCAGAGAGGAGATGATGCCTTTGTGCCTGGGAAGAGAAGGAGACTGGGGACAAAGAGGCTTTTCAAAGCTGATCTGTCATGCGTGTGTGCTCGAACCCGACCCCTAGTCACCTACCACAAGCCCAAACTGTTTACTTTCAGCACCAACAACCCCAGCAGTCCACGG GACTCTGGGAACTCCATGTCTACACTATCGTCTTCCTGTTCATGTTGTTCATCTTTTGATCCTGTAGTCCTGTGCTCTGATCCAGACTGCAGCTCCAGTCAGGCTGTGTCCTCCAGGACCTCCAGCTCCACACCTCACCGTGTGTTGTCTCTTTCATTTG ACACTTCACCGGCCCATCGCTTAAAGAGGGCCCTGGCCAGAGAACAATGGTTCCAAAAGCCTTTGGTTGTTAATATCCAACCATACAGTCCAGCACACTACAACAGACGCAGCTCCACGCCACTGCACAAGA GTCACAAGTACAAGCAGCATGCAAGGCATAAAAGCAAAGTTATGGGTCTGTCGCCAATTGGGACGACAGGCTCTGCTCAGAGTCAGCACAGGAGAGCcaatgagaggaagaggaagagaaggcaCATTCACAGGCTGATAgaag ATGAGGAAGATGTTCTGTACCAGCTCTGTGACACAGAGGACAGTTCAGATGAAGTTCTGGAAGAGAGCTACACACAGGTTACACGCAAGCAGGCctcacag GGCTTTGTTCGCAAACGCCAGGGAGAGAGTGTGTACAACATTAACAACGTTGTCATCCCCATGTCAGCGGCTAAAGTGGAAAAGCTGCAGTACAAAGACATCCTGACACCCAG TTGGCGAGTGGTTGACACATCACCTCAGATGAACAGGAAGGCAGAGACGGTAGAGGATAATGAAGAGCAG ttaGAGGATCTCACTGATGAAGTCTTTGCCCAGAGACACTTGGCCTtagagcagagggagaaattGCGCTGGGGTTCgtggggaaaaagaaaatgctgcagGCGTCCTCAAAG aTCTGGCAGTAGGTTGTCAGGCAGTGGGGGCGTGTTGTGCACATCAGGAGAGGAGAGCTCTGTGGAGTTGAGTTGTGCTCAGCTGGATACTGATGAACAGCAAAGCTCAGAGGAGTGGCTG cCTCAGACACCATGGGAGCAACGGGTGTTTCCTTTGGTTGAGGATGACGAAGAAGCCCTGTTCCACGGTGACCTACAAAAGGTTCCAGAGTGGTCAGAGTGTAGCTCTGCCTCCACCACATCAAGGAACTCCAACTCCCATCTCTCACCAGCTCTGTCGTCTGGTGCTACAGTGCCGTCTGGTGGACAAAGCACAACACTCGATGGCAGCTGA
- the kansl1l gene encoding KAT8 regulatory NSL complex subunit 1-like protein isoform X7, whose product MAPALTKTLKDGHGIHLSSPPASVRMDSDGRAVHNADLEFQLRSIDDGDLQKMWLNLSSFPSLDVPANSVLSPCPQASASQYETVLVPSPTSLLNLFSFGEDLRDFHQVASVFPGVPDMFLVPGSEHNSQEARLLHGHSAAPECGPDGGDVHHSPLSLTIVPPSYSHGEIKHQGCTPVFAAPPKLTQEKVAGTGCPPPPLVQPCSGRVNSDQVAPRVMLEEAVKERHVRQASLHGRAQRLQRRLQALLVEHALLHCNQQLEGLERHGQLGDVSFDRLDNMHPAILPPQVGCEPNFSWLESPTASSSFTELREFSCSSQAMLRGLQEALDSEATASSSSDEEVEDDRSHRRTKTSHFCSSSSSSSSSSCERRWLEERAELGSRWSWLQLRLAKLEGRIQQLVELHKHIRSTKGGVVLAESQPLTDRQIQQTLLREMAGLSCTASDADTEHCSPTRLLHNIERQSAQLSQIVNSLIPPLSFSPLSKQPQTWKGKRAFTSGQRGDDAFVPGKRRRLGTKRLFKADLSCVCARTRPLVTYHKPKLFTFSTNNPSSPRDSGNSMSTLSSSCSCCSSFDPVVLCSDPDCSSSQAVSSRTSSSTPHRVLSLSFDTSPAHRLKRALAREQWFQKPLVVNIQPYSPAHYNRRSSTPLHKSHKYKQHARHKSKVMGLSPIGTTGSAQSQHRRANERKRKRRHIHRLIEDEEDVLYQLCDTEDSSDEVLEESYTQVTRKQASQGFVRKRQGESVYNINNVVIPMSAAKVEKLQYKDILTPSWRVVDTSPQMNRKAETVEDNEEQLEDLTDEVFAQRHLALEQREKLRWGSWGKRKCCRRPQRSGSRLSGSGGVLCTSGEESSVELSCAQLDTDEQQSSEEWLDTTIRMLQDNFYCSSPLLAASDTMGATGVSFG is encoded by the exons ATGGCTCCTGCCCTGACCAAAACCCTCAAAGATGGCCATGGTATCCACTTGTCCTCGCCTCCCGCCTCCGTCAGAATGGACTCAGATGGGAGAGCCGTGCACAACGCTGATCTGGAGTTTCAGCTCAGATCGATAGACGACGGCGACCTCCAGAAGATGTGGCTGAATCTTTCCTCGTTTCCCTCCTTGGACGTCCCCGCCAACTCTGTGCTCTCTCCGTGCCCGCAGGCGTCTGCCAGCCAGTATGAGACGGTGCTCGTCCCCAGCCCCACTTCTCTCCTTAACCTCTTTTCCTTCGGCGAAGATCTGAGAGATTTTCATCAGGTGGCCTCCGTCTTCCCAGGTGTACCGGACATGTTTTTAGTCCCTGGCTCTGAGCACAATAGCCAAGAGGCTCGCCTGCTGCATGGACATAGTGCTGCTCCTGAATGTGGGCCAGATGGTGGTGATGTGCATCACTCCCCTCTTAGCCTGACCATTGTTCCTCCTTCATATTCCCACGGGGAGATAAAGCACCAGGGCTGCACTCCCGTCTTTGCAGCCCCGCCTAAACTGACACAGGAGAAAGTCGCTGGCACGggctgtcctcctccacctctggtGCAGCCTTGCAGTGGCAGGGTGAACTCTGACCAGGTGGCACCCAGAGTTATGCTGGAAGAAGCCGTGAAGGAGCGGCACGTTAGGCAGGCAAGTCTGCACGGCCGAGCTCAGAGGCTGCAGCGGAGACTACAAGCCCTCCTTGTTGAGCACGCTTTGTTACACTGCAACCAGCAGCTGGAAGGGCTGGAAAGGCACGGCCAACTTGGAGATGTTTCTTTTGACAGACTGGACAACATGCATCCTGCCATACTACCTCCACAAGTGGGCTGTGAACCCAATTTCTCTTGGCTGGAGTCGCCCACGGCCTCGTCTTCCTTCACAGAGCTCAGAGAGTTCAGCTGCTCCAGCCAGGCGATGCTGAGAGGCCTGCAGGAGGCTTTAGACTCTGAGGCCACggccagcagcagctcagacgAGGAAGTCGAGGATGATAGGAGTCACAGAAGAACCAAGACTTCACATTT CTGCAG cagcagcagcagcagcagcagcagcagctgtgagaGGCGGTGGCTAGAAGAGAGAGCGGAGCTGGGCAGCAGATGGAGTTGGTTGCAGCTGCGTCTGGCCAAACTGGAGGGGCGGATTCAACAACTAGTCGAGCTCCACAAGCACATCCGCTCTACCAAG ggCGGTGTGGTGCTTGCTGAGTCCCAgccactgacagacagacagattcagCAGACCCTGCTGCGAGAGATGGCGGGGTTATCCTGCACAGCCTCGGATGCTGACACCGAACACTGCAGCCCCACGCGCCTCCTGCACAACATAGAGAGACAG AGTGCTCAGCTCAGCCAGATTGTCAACAGTCTGATACCCCCTCTCAGCTTTTCACCGCTatcaaaacaaccacaaacctGGAAGGGCAAGAGGGCCTTTACAAG TGGTCAGAGAGGAGATGATGCCTTTGTGCCTGGGAAGAGAAGGAGACTGGGGACAAAGAGGCTTTTCAAAGCTGATCTGTCATGCGTGTGTGCTCGAACCCGACCCCTAGTCACCTACCACAAGCCCAAACTGTTTACTTTCAGCACCAACAACCCCAGCAGTCCACGG GACTCTGGGAACTCCATGTCTACACTATCGTCTTCCTGTTCATGTTGTTCATCTTTTGATCCTGTAGTCCTGTGCTCTGATCCAGACTGCAGCTCCAGTCAGGCTGTGTCCTCCAGGACCTCCAGCTCCACACCTCACCGTGTGTTGTCTCTTTCATTTG ACACTTCACCGGCCCATCGCTTAAAGAGGGCCCTGGCCAGAGAACAATGGTTCCAAAAGCCTTTGGTTGTTAATATCCAACCATACAGTCCAGCACACTACAACAGACGCAGCTCCACGCCACTGCACAAGA GTCACAAGTACAAGCAGCATGCAAGGCATAAAAGCAAAGTTATGGGTCTGTCGCCAATTGGGACGACAGGCTCTGCTCAGAGTCAGCACAGGAGAGCcaatgagaggaagaggaagagaaggcaCATTCACAGGCTGATAgaag ATGAGGAAGATGTTCTGTACCAGCTCTGTGACACAGAGGACAGTTCAGATGAAGTTCTGGAAGAGAGCTACACACAGGTTACACGCAAGCAGGCctcacag GGCTTTGTTCGCAAACGCCAGGGAGAGAGTGTGTACAACATTAACAACGTTGTCATCCCCATGTCAGCGGCTAAAGTGGAAAAGCTGCAGTACAAAGACATCCTGACACCCAG TTGGCGAGTGGTTGACACATCACCTCAGATGAACAGGAAGGCAGAGACGGTAGAGGATAATGAAGAGCAG ttaGAGGATCTCACTGATGAAGTCTTTGCCCAGAGACACTTGGCCTtagagcagagggagaaattGCGCTGGGGTTCgtggggaaaaagaaaatgctgcagGCGTCCTCAAAG aTCTGGCAGTAGGTTGTCAGGCAGTGGGGGCGTGTTGTGCACATCAGGAGAGGAGAGCTCTGTGGAGTTGAGTTGTGCTCAGCTGGATACTGATGAACAGCAAAGCTCAGAGGAGTGGCTG GACACAACCATCAGGATGCTGCAAGAcaacttttattgttcttcaccCCTTTTAG cagcCTCAGACACCATGGGAGCAACGGGTGTTTCCTTTGGTTGA